From a single Tachypleus tridentatus isolate NWPU-2018 chromosome 6, ASM421037v1, whole genome shotgun sequence genomic region:
- the LOC143254254 gene encoding troponin C-like isoform X2: MAEDLTKEQVQMLRKAFDMFDREKKGVIHTNMVSTILRTLGQTFEEKDLKDLISEIDQDGSGELEFEEFMALAARFLVEEDAEAMQEELREAFRLYDKQGQGYINVSDLRDILRALDDKLTEDELDEMIAEIDTDGSGTVDFDEFMEMMTGE, from the exons TGCTGAGGAAAGCCTTTGACATGTTTGACAGAGAAAAGAAAGGAGTCATCCACACCAACATGGTGTCCACCATTCTTAGAACCTTGGGCCAAACCTTTGAAGAAAAGGATTTGAAAGACCTGATAAGCGAAATCGATCAAGATG GAAGTGGCGAACTTGAATTCGAAGAATTCATGGCTCTGGCAGCTAGATTTTTGGTTGAAGAGGACGCTGAGGCTATGCAAGAGGAACTGCGTGAAGCGTTTCGGTTGTATGACAAACAAGGACAAGGTTATATTAATGTGTCTGATCTGCGGGACATCTTGAGGGCCTTGGATGACAAGTTGACAGAAGATGAATTGGACGAAATGATTGCTGAAATTGACACAGATGGAAGCGGTACCGTTGACTTCGACG AGTTTATGGAGATGATGACAGGAGAATAA